One genomic segment of Ricinus communis isolate WT05 ecotype wild-type chromosome 3, ASM1957865v1, whole genome shotgun sequence includes these proteins:
- the LOC8278622 gene encoding uncharacterized protein LOC8278622 isoform X1 translates to MSCLALSLQPANGSDILLQTREWFPPARALVATSAFRKTRLSFSTSKQNPNHLCTEETSSAAAESIGDDPLAASSGQLIVGVESRYRVVYRLVNGIYVLGITTADQDNSINVFECIHIVNQAVSVIVTACRGVDVTPEKLNRKYAEIYMALDIVLRGVSNIRLAAMLGSMHGDGIAKMVHSALDTENKIRGADNWVAQEVHAVEHQASIEAFSSATFELPPETIAAGDEVAASIAPVLTEQLDQKQEKQEENEAPKDPFAASEMINKEEGLAGEFKKDKSQSTDLQLALAGLEVTTLPPAEATQATHISVEGFEGDYGGIEFSNEQASLGETFEGFGEAWGGGLDASEFVGPKKILKQQGLGGLELLQTGADPAAAAKAAASGAAGGTPLENLLVQKTEMKGPEMYIIEEISAEFRESLLARVGLMGVVYLRTLPPKTAGDKETEFSFRTNNTSAVKRLIIQSSRVSSLGNGMFHVRTAPSDEPLPILKYSLLPRLTPLPLRVRLIQRHSGTLLSIMIQYVSNPDLLVPLSDVTFILKLPVDPTLLKVTPKAVLNRTERELKWHIPEIPLKDPPGRLRARMPVDSSEGDSEEGIEVFGYVKFSMQGATSLSGVCLQPASEGKTDFYESKVPPSYLLPESGVVKSAIFSFLQVCKSRQYNSGLKCLPPKLIK, encoded by the exons ATGTCCTGTCTAGCCCTCTCTCTCCAACCCGCCAACGGATCCGACATCCTCCTCCAAACCCGAGAGTGGTTCCCACCCGCCCGCGCCCTAGTCGCTACCTCTGCCTTCCGTAAAACGCGATTATCATTTTCCACCTCCAAACAGAACCCCAACCACCTCTGCACCGAGGAAACCTCCTCCGCCGCTGCCGAATCAATCGGCGACGATCCACTCGCTGCCTCTAGCGGACAACTCATCGTCGGCGTTGAAAGCCGTTATCGTGTCGTCTACCGGTTAGTAAACGGAATTTATGTTTTGGGTATCACAACAGCTGATCAAGATAATTCCATTAATGTATTTGAGTGCATTCATATTGTTAATCAAGCTGTTAGTGTAATTGTGACGGCTTGTCGCGGTGTGGATGTGACGCCTGAGAAGCTGAATCGAAAATATGCGGAGATATATATGGCGTTGGATATTGTATTGCGTGGGGTTAGTAATATTAGACTTGCTGCTATGCTTGGTTCTATGCACGGAGATGGCATTGCCAAAATGGTACATTCTGCTTTAGATACTGAGAATAAAATTAGAGGTGCTGATAATTGGGTAGCTCAGGAAGTTCATGCTGTTGAGCATCAGGCTAGTATCGAGGCATTTTCGAGTGCGACCTTTGAGTTGCCTCCTGAGACTATTGCTGCAGGTGATGAGGTGGCGGCAAGTATTGCGCCTGTTCTAACTGAGCAACTTGATCAGAAGCAAGAGAAACAGGAGGAGAATGAGGCTCCCAAGGATCCTTTTGCCGCTAGTGAGATGATCAATAAGGAGGAGGGTTTGGCTGGCGAGTTTAAGAAAGATAAGAGTCAGTCTACTGATTTACAATTGGCATTGGCAGGGTTGGAAGTGACTACATTGCCTCCTGCGGAGGCGACACAAGCTACGCATATTAGTGTGGAGGGATTTGAAGGGGATTATGGTGGTATTGAGTTTAGCAATGAGCAGGCTTCCTTAGGAGAAACTTTTGAAGGGTTTGGTGAGGCTTGGGGAGGTGGATTGGATGCATCAGAGTTTGTGGGACCTAAGAAGATACTGAAACAGCAAGGTCTAGGTGGACTTGAATTGTTGCAAACTGGAGCTGATCCAGCTGCCGCAGCAAAGGCTGCTGCAAGTGGAGCAGCAGGCGGTACTCCTCTTGAGAATCTTTTGGTTCAGAAAACTGAAATGAAAGGTCCAGAGATGTACATCATTGAAGAAATTAGTGCAGAGTTTAGAGAATCATTGCTTGCTAGAGTTGGATTGATGGGTGTGGTTTATTTGAGAACATTGCCACCAAAAACTGCTGGTGATAAGGAAACTGAGTTTTCATTTCGAACTAATAACACGAGTGCTGTTAAGAGACTTATTATACAAAGTTCTAGAGTTAGTAGCCTTGGTAATGGGATGTTTCATGTGAGAACTGCACCATCTGATGAACCTTTACCAATATTGAAATATAGTCTGCTACCTAGGTTAACTCCATTGCCATTGAGAGTTCGCCTTATACAACGACATAGTGGCACTTTGCTTTCTATAATGATTCAGTATGTTTCAAACCCAGATTTGCTAGTTCCACTGAGTGATGTAACATTTATATTGAAATTACCAGTTGACCCAACATTGTTGAAAGTTACGCCTAAAGCTGTGCTGAATAGGACTGAGAGAGAATTGAAATGGCATATCCCAGAGATTCCACTCAAAGACCCTCCTGGTAGGTTGAGGGCTAGGATGCCTGTGGACTCTAGTGAGGGAGACAGTGAAGAAGGGATTGAGGTTTTTGGTTATGTTAAATTTTCCATGCAAGGAGCTACTTCTTTATCTGGAGTTTGTTTGCAGCCTGCTTCAGAGGGTAAGACagacttttatgag TCCAAAGTGCCCCCAAGTTATTTATTACCTGAAAGTGGAGTGGTTAAGTCTGCTATCTTCTCTTTTCTCCAAGTTTGCAAGTCACGTCAATATAATTCGGGCCTGAAATGCCTGCCACCTAAGCTAATCAAATAG
- the LOC8278622 gene encoding uncharacterized protein LOC8278622 isoform X2 has protein sequence MSCLALSLQPANGSDILLQTREWFPPARALVATSAFRKTRLSFSTSKQNPNHLCTEETSSAAAESIGDDPLAASSGQLIVGVESRYRVVYRLVNGIYVLGITTADQDNSINVFECIHIVNQAVSVIVTACRGVDVTPEKLNRKYAEIYMALDIVLRGVSNIRLAAMLGSMHGDGIAKMVHSALDTENKIRGADNWVAQEVHAVEHQASIEAFSSATFELPPETIAAGDEVAASIAPVLTEQLDQKQEKQEENEAPKDPFAASEMINKEEGLAGEFKKDKSQSTDLQLALAGLEVTTLPPAEATQATHISVEGFEGDYGGIEFSNEQASLGETFEGFGEAWGGGLDASEFVGPKKILKQQGLGGLELLQTGADPAAAAKAAASGAAGGTPLENLLVQKTEMKGPEMYIIEEISAEFRESLLARVGLMGVVYLRTLPPKTAGDKETEFSFRTNNTSAVKRLIIQSSRVSSLGNGMFHVRTAPSDEPLPILKYSLLPRLTPLPLRVRLIQRHSGTLLSIMIQYVSNPDLLVPLSDVTFILKLPVDPTLLKVTPKAVLNRTERELKWHIPEIPLKDPPGRLRARMPVDSSEGDSEEGIEVFGYVKFSMQGATSLSGVCLQPASEGKTDFYENCFFRFSGLVCSGRLKK, from the exons ATGTCCTGTCTAGCCCTCTCTCTCCAACCCGCCAACGGATCCGACATCCTCCTCCAAACCCGAGAGTGGTTCCCACCCGCCCGCGCCCTAGTCGCTACCTCTGCCTTCCGTAAAACGCGATTATCATTTTCCACCTCCAAACAGAACCCCAACCACCTCTGCACCGAGGAAACCTCCTCCGCCGCTGCCGAATCAATCGGCGACGATCCACTCGCTGCCTCTAGCGGACAACTCATCGTCGGCGTTGAAAGCCGTTATCGTGTCGTCTACCGGTTAGTAAACGGAATTTATGTTTTGGGTATCACAACAGCTGATCAAGATAATTCCATTAATGTATTTGAGTGCATTCATATTGTTAATCAAGCTGTTAGTGTAATTGTGACGGCTTGTCGCGGTGTGGATGTGACGCCTGAGAAGCTGAATCGAAAATATGCGGAGATATATATGGCGTTGGATATTGTATTGCGTGGGGTTAGTAATATTAGACTTGCTGCTATGCTTGGTTCTATGCACGGAGATGGCATTGCCAAAATGGTACATTCTGCTTTAGATACTGAGAATAAAATTAGAGGTGCTGATAATTGGGTAGCTCAGGAAGTTCATGCTGTTGAGCATCAGGCTAGTATCGAGGCATTTTCGAGTGCGACCTTTGAGTTGCCTCCTGAGACTATTGCTGCAGGTGATGAGGTGGCGGCAAGTATTGCGCCTGTTCTAACTGAGCAACTTGATCAGAAGCAAGAGAAACAGGAGGAGAATGAGGCTCCCAAGGATCCTTTTGCCGCTAGTGAGATGATCAATAAGGAGGAGGGTTTGGCTGGCGAGTTTAAGAAAGATAAGAGTCAGTCTACTGATTTACAATTGGCATTGGCAGGGTTGGAAGTGACTACATTGCCTCCTGCGGAGGCGACACAAGCTACGCATATTAGTGTGGAGGGATTTGAAGGGGATTATGGTGGTATTGAGTTTAGCAATGAGCAGGCTTCCTTAGGAGAAACTTTTGAAGGGTTTGGTGAGGCTTGGGGAGGTGGATTGGATGCATCAGAGTTTGTGGGACCTAAGAAGATACTGAAACAGCAAGGTCTAGGTGGACTTGAATTGTTGCAAACTGGAGCTGATCCAGCTGCCGCAGCAAAGGCTGCTGCAAGTGGAGCAGCAGGCGGTACTCCTCTTGAGAATCTTTTGGTTCAGAAAACTGAAATGAAAGGTCCAGAGATGTACATCATTGAAGAAATTAGTGCAGAGTTTAGAGAATCATTGCTTGCTAGAGTTGGATTGATGGGTGTGGTTTATTTGAGAACATTGCCACCAAAAACTGCTGGTGATAAGGAAACTGAGTTTTCATTTCGAACTAATAACACGAGTGCTGTTAAGAGACTTATTATACAAAGTTCTAGAGTTAGTAGCCTTGGTAATGGGATGTTTCATGTGAGAACTGCACCATCTGATGAACCTTTACCAATATTGAAATATAGTCTGCTACCTAGGTTAACTCCATTGCCATTGAGAGTTCGCCTTATACAACGACATAGTGGCACTTTGCTTTCTATAATGATTCAGTATGTTTCAAACCCAGATTTGCTAGTTCCACTGAGTGATGTAACATTTATATTGAAATTACCAGTTGACCCAACATTGTTGAAAGTTACGCCTAAAGCTGTGCTGAATAGGACTGAGAGAGAATTGAAATGGCATATCCCAGAGATTCCACTCAAAGACCCTCCTGGTAGGTTGAGGGCTAGGATGCCTGTGGACTCTAGTGAGGGAGACAGTGAAGAAGGGATTGAGGTTTTTGGTTATGTTAAATTTTCCATGCAAGGAGCTACTTCTTTATCTGGAGTTTGTTTGCAGCCTGCTTCAGAGGGTAAGACagacttttatgag AATTGTTTCTTTAGGTTCTCTGGGCTAGTTTGTAGTGGAAGGCTGAAAAAGTAG
- the LOC8278622 gene encoding uncharacterized protein LOC8278622 isoform X3 yields MSCLALSLQPANGSDILLQTREWFPPARALVATSAFRKTRLSFSTSKQNPNHLCTEETSSAAAESIGDDPLAASSGQLIVGVESRYRVVYRLVNGIYVLGITTADQDNSINVFECIHIVNQAVSVIVTACRGVDVTPEKLNRKYAEIYMALDIVLRGVSNIRLAAMLGSMHGDGIAKMVHSALDTENKIRGADNWVAQEVHAVEHQASIEAFSSATFELPPETIAAGDEVAASIAPVLTEQLDQKQEKQEENEAPKDPFAASEMINKEEGLAGEFKKDKSQSTDLQLALAGLEVTTLPPAEATQATHISVEGFEGDYGGIEFSNEQASLGETFEGFGEAWGGGLDASEFVGPKKILKQQGLGGLELLQTGADPAAAAKAAASGAAGGTPLENLLVQKTEMKGPEMYIIEEISAEFRESLLARVGLMGVVYLRTLPPKTAGDKETEFSFRTNNTSAVKRLIIQSSRVSSLGNGMFHVRTAPSDEPLPILKYSLLPRLTPLPLRVRLIQRHSGTLLSIMIQYVSNPDLLVPLSDVTFILKLPVDPTLLKVTPKAVLNRTERELKWHIPEIPLKDPPGRLRARMPVDSSEGDSEEGIEVFGYVKFSMQGATSLSGVCLQPASEGKTDFYEVSHSYHSGVYICN; encoded by the coding sequence ATGTCCTGTCTAGCCCTCTCTCTCCAACCCGCCAACGGATCCGACATCCTCCTCCAAACCCGAGAGTGGTTCCCACCCGCCCGCGCCCTAGTCGCTACCTCTGCCTTCCGTAAAACGCGATTATCATTTTCCACCTCCAAACAGAACCCCAACCACCTCTGCACCGAGGAAACCTCCTCCGCCGCTGCCGAATCAATCGGCGACGATCCACTCGCTGCCTCTAGCGGACAACTCATCGTCGGCGTTGAAAGCCGTTATCGTGTCGTCTACCGGTTAGTAAACGGAATTTATGTTTTGGGTATCACAACAGCTGATCAAGATAATTCCATTAATGTATTTGAGTGCATTCATATTGTTAATCAAGCTGTTAGTGTAATTGTGACGGCTTGTCGCGGTGTGGATGTGACGCCTGAGAAGCTGAATCGAAAATATGCGGAGATATATATGGCGTTGGATATTGTATTGCGTGGGGTTAGTAATATTAGACTTGCTGCTATGCTTGGTTCTATGCACGGAGATGGCATTGCCAAAATGGTACATTCTGCTTTAGATACTGAGAATAAAATTAGAGGTGCTGATAATTGGGTAGCTCAGGAAGTTCATGCTGTTGAGCATCAGGCTAGTATCGAGGCATTTTCGAGTGCGACCTTTGAGTTGCCTCCTGAGACTATTGCTGCAGGTGATGAGGTGGCGGCAAGTATTGCGCCTGTTCTAACTGAGCAACTTGATCAGAAGCAAGAGAAACAGGAGGAGAATGAGGCTCCCAAGGATCCTTTTGCCGCTAGTGAGATGATCAATAAGGAGGAGGGTTTGGCTGGCGAGTTTAAGAAAGATAAGAGTCAGTCTACTGATTTACAATTGGCATTGGCAGGGTTGGAAGTGACTACATTGCCTCCTGCGGAGGCGACACAAGCTACGCATATTAGTGTGGAGGGATTTGAAGGGGATTATGGTGGTATTGAGTTTAGCAATGAGCAGGCTTCCTTAGGAGAAACTTTTGAAGGGTTTGGTGAGGCTTGGGGAGGTGGATTGGATGCATCAGAGTTTGTGGGACCTAAGAAGATACTGAAACAGCAAGGTCTAGGTGGACTTGAATTGTTGCAAACTGGAGCTGATCCAGCTGCCGCAGCAAAGGCTGCTGCAAGTGGAGCAGCAGGCGGTACTCCTCTTGAGAATCTTTTGGTTCAGAAAACTGAAATGAAAGGTCCAGAGATGTACATCATTGAAGAAATTAGTGCAGAGTTTAGAGAATCATTGCTTGCTAGAGTTGGATTGATGGGTGTGGTTTATTTGAGAACATTGCCACCAAAAACTGCTGGTGATAAGGAAACTGAGTTTTCATTTCGAACTAATAACACGAGTGCTGTTAAGAGACTTATTATACAAAGTTCTAGAGTTAGTAGCCTTGGTAATGGGATGTTTCATGTGAGAACTGCACCATCTGATGAACCTTTACCAATATTGAAATATAGTCTGCTACCTAGGTTAACTCCATTGCCATTGAGAGTTCGCCTTATACAACGACATAGTGGCACTTTGCTTTCTATAATGATTCAGTATGTTTCAAACCCAGATTTGCTAGTTCCACTGAGTGATGTAACATTTATATTGAAATTACCAGTTGACCCAACATTGTTGAAAGTTACGCCTAAAGCTGTGCTGAATAGGACTGAGAGAGAATTGAAATGGCATATCCCAGAGATTCCACTCAAAGACCCTCCTGGTAGGTTGAGGGCTAGGATGCCTGTGGACTCTAGTGAGGGAGACAGTGAAGAAGGGATTGAGGTTTTTGGTTATGTTAAATTTTCCATGCAAGGAGCTACTTCTTTATCTGGAGTTTGTTTGCAGCCTGCTTCAGAGGGTAAGACagacttttatgaggttagtCACAGCTATCATAGTGGGGTTTATATTTGCAATTGA